A single Vulcanisaeta distributa DSM 14429 DNA region contains:
- a CDS encoding UbiD family decarboxylase — protein MDLRKFLMDLRNEGILKFVDEELSINYEIPYVITRFDKGPALEFTNVREFKEVHVVGNVVNTRDKVYRALNVRSDIEFYRKLLWAEDVAPSYKPSETNNAVYEPLPNVDLTRMPIPRYFELEPGPCLTSAVVVGMDVRDGILNASIHRLTPIGPDKFVIRLVPRHLYRIYVRNREIGKDTPISISWGLHPAILVAAASSPPFGVFELNMANALLDGSLKVKVLDNGVPAPVYAEVVMEGYISARETAREGPCMDVLGTYDEVREQPIVRITRVYIRRDNPLIAQALVAGYSEHKLLMGIEKEAKIWQFVSNVVPEVKAVRLTDGGCGWLHAVVAIRKQSDGDPKNAIMAAFAAHPSLKHVIIVDDDINIDDPSEVEWAIATRFRADEDLVLIKYARGSTLDPVAIDPVQGITTKVGIDATRPLNSDASRFRKGVIPASIDLSKIKFR, from the coding sequence ATGGATCTAAGGAAATTCCTAATGGACCTGAGGAATGAGGGCATTTTGAAGTTCGTTGATGAGGAATTGAGTATTAACTATGAAATACCGTACGTAATCACGCGGTTCGATAAAGGACCAGCCCTGGAGTTCACAAATGTGCGTGAGTTTAAGGAGGTCCACGTGGTTGGTAATGTCGTTAACACCAGGGATAAGGTATACAGGGCACTCAATGTAAGGAGTGATATTGAGTTTTACAGGAAGCTTCTTTGGGCTGAGGATGTCGCACCATCCTATAAGCCTTCAGAAACGAATAATGCCGTTTACGAACCACTGCCTAACGTTGACCTAACAAGAATGCCCATACCCAGGTACTTCGAACTCGAGCCGGGACCCTGCTTAACGAGTGCCGTTGTGGTTGGGATGGATGTTAGGGATGGCATATTAAACGCGAGTATCCATAGGCTAACCCCAATAGGCCCTGATAAATTCGTCATTAGACTTGTGCCCAGGCATTTATATAGGATTTACGTGAGAAATAGGGAAATTGGTAAGGACACGCCCATATCCATTTCATGGGGCCTACACCCAGCCATCCTGGTTGCCGCAGCCTCATCACCACCCTTCGGCGTCTTCGAGTTAAACATGGCCAATGCCCTGCTTGACGGGTCACTTAAGGTTAAGGTCCTGGACAATGGAGTACCTGCGCCCGTGTATGCGGAGGTCGTGATGGAGGGCTACATATCGGCTAGGGAGACGGCTAGGGAGGGGCCGTGCATGGACGTATTGGGTACGTATGACGAGGTTAGGGAGCAACCCATCGTTAGAATCACGAGGGTTTATATCAGGAGAGATAACCCATTAATCGCCCAAGCGCTCGTGGCCGGTTATTCTGAGCATAAACTACTGATGGGTATTGAGAAGGAGGCTAAGATTTGGCAGTTTGTTAGTAACGTAGTCCCTGAGGTTAAGGCAGTGAGGCTCACTGACGGTGGTTGTGGATGGCTACACGCGGTTGTTGCCATTAGGAAGCAGAGTGATGGTGACCCCAAGAACGCAATCATGGCAGCCTTCGCGGCGCATCCAAGCCTTAAACACGTGATTATCGTGGATGATGATATAAACATTGATGACCCAAGTGAGGTTGAGTGGGCGATAGCGACTAGGTTTAGGGCTGATGAGGATTTAGTACTCATTAAGTATGCCAGGGGTTCGACGTTAGATCCCGTGGCCATCGACCCTGTGCAGGGCATAACCACTAAGGTTGGTATTGATGCAACGAGACCCCTTAATTCTGACGCGAGTAGGTTTAGGAAGGGGGTTATTCCTGCCTCTATCGATCTTAGTAAAATTAAGTTTAGGTGA